The Ananas comosus cultivar F153 unplaced genomic scaffold, ASM154086v1, whole genome shotgun sequence genome contains the following window.
CCTCCTAAAAAGCTTTTGAGCTCAAAAGCGCTAGCTTTTTCCCAAATCCTAAGCTCCCCAACGAAGCAGCCATGAGAGAGTGCATCTCCATCCACATCGGCCAAGCCGGGATTCAGGTCGGCAACGCCTGCTGGGAGCTCTACTGTCTCGAACACGGGATTCAGGTAATATTCACGCACCGTCGCTACCTCCCGCCAGGTGTTTGGTGTAATGTCTAATGCTTTTTTTGGTTGTACGACTtgcgctgctgctgctgcttctgcagCCCGATGGCCAGATGCCGGGCGACAAGACCGTCGGCGGAGGCGACGACGCGTTCAACACGTTTTTCAGTGAAACCGGCGCCGGAAAGCATGTGCCCCGTGCCGTGTTCGTCGATCTCGAGCCGACCGTGATCGACGAGGTCCGGACGGGGACCTACCGCCAGCTGTTCCACCCCGAGCAGCTCATCAGCGGCAAAGAGGACGCCGCCAACAACTTTGCCCGCGGCCACTACACAAGTTAGATATTACTTagacaataataatatatatatgttataactataaattcttttgtattcataaatttttggtcGTTGGACGAAGAATTATGTAATTAGAACGAAAGTAATTCTCAGTTAAAAGGATAATAGTCTTATAGATTTTGTAGgtgattgattgaataatatgatttaacagataaaaatttgtaaatgcCGATGAgactatacttataaaagtttttttttctttttttggggggtttgAATGGCGTTGCTGGTGCAGTCGGGAAGGAGATAGTGGACTTGTGCTTGGACCGGATCCGGAAGCTGGCCGACAACTGCACGGGGCTGCAGGGGTTCCTGGTGTTCCACGCGGTGGGCGGCGGGACGGGGTCGGGGCTGGGGTCGCTGCTGCTGGAGCGGCTGTCGGTGGACTACGGGAAGAAATCGAAGCTGGGGTTCACGGTGTACCCGTCGCCGCAGGTGTCGACGTCGGTGGTGGAGCCGTACAACAGCGTGCTGTCGACCCACTCGCTCCTGGAGCACACGGACGTGGCGGTGCTCCTGGACAACGAGGCCATCTACGACATCTGCCGCCGGTCCCTGGACATCGAGCGCCCCACCTACACCAACCTCAACCGCCTCGTCTCGCAGGTGATCTCGTCGCTGACCGCCTCGCTGCGCTTCGACGGCGCCCTCAACGTCGACGTCACCGAGTTCCAGACCAACCTCGTGCCGTACCCGCGCATCCACTTCATGCTGTCGTCCTACGCGCCCGTCATCTCCGCCGAGAAGGCCTACCACGAGCAGCTGTCCGTCGCGGAGATCACCAACAGCGCCTTCGAGCCGGCCTCCATGATGGCCAAGTGCGACCCGCGCCACGGCAAGTACATGGCCTGCTGCCTCATGTACCGCGGCGACGTCGTGCCCAAGGACGTGAACGCCGCGGTGGCCACCATCAAGACCAAGCGCACCATCCAGTTC
Protein-coding sequences here:
- the LOC109704753 gene encoding tubulin alpha chain isoform X2; this encodes MRECISIHIGQAGIQPDGQMPGDKTVGGGDDAFNTFFSETGAGKHVPRAVFVDLEPTVIDEVRTGTYRQLFHPEQLISGKEDAANNFARGHYTIGKEIVDLCLDRIRKLADNCTGLQGFLVFHAVGGGTGSGLGSLLLERLSVDYGKKSKLGFTVYPSPQVSTSVVEPYNSVLSTHSLLEHTDVAVLLDNEAIYDICRRSLDIERPTYTNLNRLVSQVISSLTASLRFDGALNVDVTEFQTNLVPYPRIHFMLSSYAPVISAEKAYHEQLSVAEITNSAFEPASMMAKCDPRHGKYMACCLMYRGDVVPKDVNAAVATIKTKRTIQFVDWCPTGFKCGINYQPPTVVPGGDLAKVQRAVCMISNSTSVAEVFSRIDHKFDLMYAKRAFVHWYVGEGMEEGEFSEAREDLAALEKDYEEVGAESAEGEEDEGDEY
- the LOC109704753 gene encoding tubulin alpha chain isoform X1 — encoded protein: MRECISIHIGQAGIQVGNACWELYCLEHGIQPDGQMPGDKTVGGGDDAFNTFFSETGAGKHVPRAVFVDLEPTVIDEVRTGTYRQLFHPEQLISGKEDAANNFARGHYTIGKEIVDLCLDRIRKLADNCTGLQGFLVFHAVGGGTGSGLGSLLLERLSVDYGKKSKLGFTVYPSPQVSTSVVEPYNSVLSTHSLLEHTDVAVLLDNEAIYDICRRSLDIERPTYTNLNRLVSQVISSLTASLRFDGALNVDVTEFQTNLVPYPRIHFMLSSYAPVISAEKAYHEQLSVAEITNSAFEPASMMAKCDPRHGKYMACCLMYRGDVVPKDVNAAVATIKTKRTIQFVDWCPTGFKCGINYQPPTVVPGGDLAKVQRAVCMISNSTSVAEVFSRIDHKFDLMYAKRAFVHWYVGEGMEEGEFSEAREDLAALEKDYEEVGAESAEGEEDEGDEY